A section of the Corvus moneduloides isolate bCorMon1 chromosome 29, bCorMon1.pri, whole genome shotgun sequence genome encodes:
- the LOC116436266 gene encoding claw keratin-like, which translates to MSCCVPSCGVATPAPLADTCNEPCVRQCPDSTVVIQPPASVVTFPGPILSSFPQHSSVGSAGAPFVGGGSGGSSGRRGGYGGSGGYGGYGGFGGYGGYGSCGGGWGSGGYGGWGSCGGSRGYGGCGPC; encoded by the coding sequence ATGTCCTGCTGTGTCCCTTCCTGCGGAGTGGCCACCCCGGCCCCTCTGGCTGACACCTGCAATGAGCCCTGCGTGCGGCAGTGCCCCGACTCCACGGTGGTGATCCAGCCCCCGGCCTCAGTGGTCACCTTCcccgggcccatcctcagctccttcccgcAGCACAGCTCCGTGGGCTCGGCAGGAGCTCCTTTTGTTGGAGGTGGCTCCGGTGGCTCCTCTGGACGCCGTGGAGGCTACGGGGGCTCTGGCGGCTATGGGGGCTATGGAGGCTTTGGAGGCTATGGGGGCTATGGCAGCTGTGGGGGTGGTTGGGGTTCTGGTGGTTATGGtggctggggcagctgtgggggctCCAGAGGCTATGGCGGCTGTGGGCCCTGCTAA
- the LOC116436270 gene encoding claw keratin-like, with protein sequence MSCSSLCVPSCGVATPAPLADTCNEPCVRQCPDSTVVIQPPASVVTIPGPILSSFPQHSSVGSAGAPFVGGGSGGSFGGRGGFGGSGGYGGFGGYGGFGGYGGYGACGGWGRGSRSLGGGCGPC encoded by the coding sequence atgtcctgctccagcctgtgtGTCCCTTCCTGCGGGGTGGCCACCCCGGCCCCTCTGGCTGACACCTGCAACGAGCCCTGCGTGCGGCAGTGCCCCGACTCCACGGTGGTGATCCAGCCCCCGGCCTCAGTGGTCACCATCCCtgggcccatcctcagctccttcccgcagcacagctctgtgggcTCGGCCGGAGCTCCCTTCGTTGGAGGCGGCTCTGGTGGCTCCTTTGGAGGCCGTGGAGGCTtcgggggctctgggggctaTGGGGGCTTTGGAGGCTATGGAGGCTTTGGAGGCTATGGGGGTTATGGAGCCTGTGGTGGCTGGGGCCGTGGTTCCCGGTCCCTCgggggtggctgtgggcccTGCTAA
- the LOC116436262 gene encoding beta-keratin-related protein-like, which yields MASTQLACATPCEAKCPQPLASSSNEPCVVACGDSRVIIYPPPVVVTFPGPILTTYPQQTVVGASEPAEVAVTEPPAVAPLPAEVAGRLEAAGDKVPAPVLARPEPRCAPKYSYTYSSQWTHPCNSYRSGKRWTY from the coding sequence ATGGCTTCCACCCAGCTGgcctgtgccaccccctgcGAGGCCaagtgtccccagcccctggccagcagcagcaacgAGCCGTGCGTGGTGGCCTGTGGCGACTCGCGGGTCATCATTTACCCGCCGCCCGTCGTGGTCACCTTCCCGGGGCCCATCCTCACCACCTACCCCCAGCAAACCGTCGTGGGAGCCTCGGAGCCAGCGGAGGTGGCCGTGACTGAGCCCCCGGCCGTGGCCCCGCTGCCCGCGGAGGTCGCCGGCAGGTTGGAGGCAGCAGGGGACAAAGTGCCAGCCCCGGTGCTGGCCCGTCCCGAGCCGCGCTGCGCCCCCAAATATTCCTACACCTACTCTTCCCAATGGACTCATCCCTGCAATTCCTACCGCTCCGGGAAGCGCTGGACGTACTGA
- the LOC116436271 gene encoding claw keratin-like gives MSCSSLCVPSCGVATPAPLADTCNEPCVRQCPDSTVVIQPPASVVTFPGPILSSFPQHSSVGSAGAPFVGGGSGGSFGGRGGFGGSGGYGGFGGYGGFGGYGGYGACGGWGRGSRSLGGGCGPC, from the coding sequence atgtcctgctccagcctgtgtGTCCCTTCCTGCGGGGTGGCCACCCCGGCCCCTCTGGCTGACACCTGCAACGAGCCCTGCGTGCGGCAGTGCCCCGACTCCACGGTGGTGATCCAGCCCCCGGCCTCAGTGGTCACCTTCCCtgggcccatcctcagctccttcccgcagcacagctctgtgggcTCGGCCGGAGCTCCCTTCGTTGGAGGCGGCTCTGGTGGCTCCTTTGGAGGCCGTGGAGGCTtcgggggctctgggggctaTGGGGGCTTTGGAGGCTATGGAGGCTTTGGAGGCTATGGGGGTTATGGAGCCTGTGGTGGCTGGGGCCGTGGTTCCCGGTCCCTTgggggtggctgtgggcccTGCTAA
- the LOC116436254 gene encoding claw keratin-like isoform X2 → MSCSSLCVPTCGVATPAPLADTCNEPCVRQCPDSTVVIQPPASVVTFPGPILSSFPQQSTVGSAGAPYVGSGSGGSFGGRGGYWGYGGYGGFGGYGGYGGYGGYGGYGGYGGYGGFGGCGYGGWSSGHRYLNGNCGPC, encoded by the exons atgtcctgctccagcctgtgtGTCCCTACCTGCGGGGTGGCCACCCCGGCCCCTCTGGCTGACACCTGCAACGAGCCCTGCGTGCGGCAGTGCCCCGACTCCACGGTGGTGATCCAGCCCCCGGCTTCAGTGGTCACCTTCCCtgggcccatcctcagctccttcccgcAGCAGAGCACCGTGGGATCAGCAGGAGCTCCCTACGTTGGAAGCGGCTCTGGTGGCTCCTTTGGAGGCCGTGGAGGCTACTGGGGTTATGGAGGCTACGGGGGCTTTGGAGGCTATGGAGGCTACGGGGGTTATGGAG GCTATGGGGGCTACGGGGGCTACGGCGGCTATGGGGGCTTCGGGGGCTGTGGATACGGAGGCTGGAGCAGCGGCCACCGGTACCTCAACGGCAACTGTGGGCCCTGCTAA
- the LOC116436253 gene encoding claw keratin-like isoform X2, with amino-acid sequence MSCSSLCVPSCGVATPAPLADTCNEPCVRQCPDSTVVIQPPASVVTFPGTILSSFPQQSAVGSAGAPYVGGGSGGSFGGRGGYGGYGGYGGYGGWGCGGYGGYGGYGGYGGFGGCGYGGWSSGHRYLNGNCGPC; translated from the exons atgtcctgctccagcctgtgtGTCCCTTCCTGCGGGGTGGCCACCCCGGCCCCTCTGGCTGACACCTGCAACGAGCCCTGCGTGCGGCAGTGCCCCGACTCCACAGTGGTGATCCAGCCCCCGGCCTCAGTGGTCACCTTCCCTGGGaccatcctcagctccttcccgcAGCAGAGCGCCGTGGGATCAGCAGGAGCTCCCTACGTTGGAGGCGGCTCTGGTGGCTCCTTTGGAGGCCGTGGAGGCTACGGGGGTTATGGAGGCTACGGGG GCTATGGGGGTTGGGGCTGTGGAGGCTATGGGGGCTACGGGGGCTACGGCGGCTATGGGGGCTTCGGGGGCTGTGGATACGGAGGCTGGAGCAGCGGCCACCGGTACCTCAACGGCAACTGTGGGCCCTGCTAA
- the LOC116436253 gene encoding claw keratin-like isoform X1: protein MSCSSLCVPSCGVATPAPLADTCNEPCVRQCPDSTVVIQPPASVVTFPGTILSSFPQQSAVGSAGAPYVGGGSGGSFGGRGGYGGYGGYGGFGGYGGWGYGGRGGYGGYGGYGGYGGYGGFGGCGYGGWSSGHRYLNGNCGPC from the exons atgtcctgctccagcctgtgtGTCCCTTCCTGCGGGGTGGCCACCCCGGCCCCTCTGGCTGACACCTGCAACGAGCCCTGCGTGCGGCAGTGCCCCGACTCCACAGTGGTGATCCAGCCCCCGGCCTCAGTGGTCACCTTCCCTGGGaccatcctcagctccttcccgcAGCAGAGCGCCGTGGGATCAGCAGGAGCTCCCTACGTTGGAGGCGGCTCTGGTGGCTCCTTTGGAGGCCGTGGAGGCTACGGGGGTTATGGAGGCTACGGGGGCTTTGGAGGCTATGGGGGCTGGGGCTATGGAGGCCGTGGAGGCTATGGGG GCTATGGGGGCTACGGGGGCTACGGCGGCTATGGGGGCTTCGGGGGCTGTGGATACGGAGGCTGGAGCAGCGGCCACCGGTACCTCAACGGCAACTGTGGGCCCTGCTAA
- the LOC116436254 gene encoding claw keratin-like isoform X1 encodes MSCSSLCVPTCGVATPAPLADTCNEPCVRQCPDSTVVIQPPASVVTFPGPILSSFPQQSTVGSAGAPYVGSGSGGSFGGRGGYWGYGGYGGFGGYGGYGGYGGYGGYGGYGGYGGYGGFGGCGYGGWSSGHRYLNGNCGPC; translated from the exons atgtcctgctccagcctgtgtGTCCCTACCTGCGGGGTGGCCACCCCGGCCCCTCTGGCTGACACCTGCAACGAGCCCTGCGTGCGGCAGTGCCCCGACTCCACGGTGGTGATCCAGCCCCCGGCTTCAGTGGTCACCTTCCCtgggcccatcctcagctccttcccgcAGCAGAGCACCGTGGGATCAGCAGGAGCTCCCTACGTTGGAAGCGGCTCTGGTGGCTCCTTTGGAGGCCGTGGAGGCTACTGGGGTTATGGAGGCTACGGGGGCTTTGGAGGCTATGGAGGCTACGGGGGTTATGGAGGCTATGGGG GCTATGGGGGCTACGGGGGCTACGGCGGCTATGGGGGCTTCGGGGGCTGTGGATACGGAGGCTGGAGCAGCGGCCACCGGTACCTCAACGGCAACTGTGGGCCCTGCTAA
- the LOC116436267 gene encoding claw keratin-like, with protein MSCCVPTCGVATPAPLADTCNEPCVRQCPDSTVVIQPPASVVTFPGPILSSFPQHSSVGSAGAPFVGGGSSGRRGGYGGSGGYGGYGGFGGYGGYGSCGGGWGSGGYGGWGSCGGSRGYGGCGPC; from the coding sequence ATGTCCTGCTGTGTCCCTACCTGCGGAGTGGCCACCCCGGCCCCTCTGGCTGACACCTGCAACGAGCCCTGCGTGCGGCAGTGCCCCGACTCCACGGTGGTGATCCAGCCCCCGGCCTCAGTGGTCACCTTCcccgggcccatcctcagctccttcccgcAGCACAGCTCCGTGGGCTCGGCAGGAGCTCCCTTCGTTGGAGGTGGCTCCTCTGGACGCCGTGGAGGCTACGGGGGCTCTGGCGGCTATGGGGGCTATGGAGGCTTTGGAGGCTATGGGGGCTATGGCAGCTGTGGGGGTGGTTGGGGTTCTGGCGGTTATGGtggctggggcagctgtgggggctCCAGAGGCTATGGCGGCTGTGGGCCCTGCTAA